Proteins encoded in a region of the Anguilla anguilla isolate fAngAng1 chromosome 10, fAngAng1.pri, whole genome shotgun sequence genome:
- the fam78aa gene encoding protein FAM78B: protein MCPYLGDACVYLWNIFIFRAMGCLQSIRCKPKSFRESLIVLDVNASIDSNRTSIDESSNVVLRYRTPHFRASARVFVPRVSVKETWTIGWIQACNHMEFHNMYGNNGVSSWELPDLRDGKIQAISDSDGVNYPWYGNTTETCTIVGPTRRDTKFTVSMNDNFYPSVTWGVPISDSNLPLLTGIRRDQSFTTWLVAINQATGETLVLQTIRWRMQLCIHIDPDKPLGERSSLVEPTAQEQPQILPRNEPIPANALVKPNANDAQVLMWRPYNRDPILVIPPKY from the exons ATGTGTCCTTATCTTGGGGACGCCTGTGTGTACTTGTGGAACATTTTTATCTTTCGTGCAATGGGCTGCCTTCAGAGCATTCGGTGTAAACCCAAGAGTTTCCGTGAGAGTCTAATCGTCCTCGATGTGAACGCTTCAATCGACTCTAACCGCACCAGTATCGACGAATCCTCGAATGTGGTTCTTAGATACCGGACCCCGCACTTCAGAGCCTCTGCGCGAGTATTTGTGCCACGCGTGTCGGTAAAAGAGACCTGGACCATAGGCTGGATTCAAGCGTGCAATCACATGGAGTTTCACAACATGTATGGAAATAATGGCGT GTCGAGCTGGGAGCTGCCAGACCTCAGGGATGGCAAAATCCAGGCCATCAGTGACTCAGATGGCGTGAACTACCCCTGGTACGGCAACACCACAGAGACCTGCACCATCGTGGGGCCCACCAGGAGGGACACCAAGTTCACGGTGAGCATGAATGACAATTTCTACCCCAGCGTGACGTGGGGCGTGCCCATCAGCGACAGCAACCTGCCCCTCCTCACTGGCATTCGCCGAGACCAGAGCTTCACCACCTGGCTGGTGGCCATCAACCAGGCGACCGGCGAGACGCTGGTGTTGCAAACCATCCGCTGGCGGATGCAGCTATGCATCCACATAGACCCGGACAAGCCACTGGGCGAGAGGTCCAGTCTGGTGGAGCCCACGGCCCAGGAGCAGCCCCAGATCCTGCCCAGGAACGAGCCAATCCCAGCCAACGCCCTGGTCAAACCCAATGCCAACGATGCCCAGGTTCTCATGTGGAGGCCGTATAACAGAGATCCCATACTGGTCATCCCACCCAAATACTGA